A stretch of the Streptococcus himalayensis genome encodes the following:
- a CDS encoding FTR1 family iron permease, with product MVKPYLNKLALLALLAFVFFARPVSAEDSYSHLFITITDATTALNKGDKERAEQLIAQLQEDFTQVDNYDSKAGQMVTNRLAELEQEPTEEKLVAVSKALLDFEAEQHPVDVTAEKEKLMNKLSPAFDLLQEAIERKEIDSVKENYKKLNSTWTVNEGIVRDTSTGHYGKIETAISFLRSSIETEPVDYGSIQTSFDDLKNAIQAFVAGQKVATAATDVTLTDGIDLLKQAQTAFEAGDKTKGASLMKEFITIWPTIEGDVSTRNPSLYTRVESESPVIMVRGDEAAYQEKLAQLIADLASIDPSASYTVFDAMLILLREGVEALLIVLALVSTLKASKQKKGLLWVYGGAVVGLLASALLAIALHQFFPRLSSGANREIIEGLVGIVAVVMMVVIGIWLHSKSSVKKWNAYMEQQMQVVTASGSFLSMFALSFLAVFREGAETILFYAGILPKISLNDFLLGIGLAFLVLLLLAVVMLKTTSKIKPHKVFFYLTWLIYALAFKMLGVSIHALQLTNILPSHVVRGIPTIDVIGLYPSLEILLPQVFLILLIACLTWKNREHHAH from the coding sequence TTGGTCAAGCCTTATTTGAATAAACTGGCACTCCTTGCCTTACTTGCTTTCGTCTTTTTTGCAAGACCTGTTTCGGCAGAGGATTCCTATAGTCATCTCTTTATCACGATTACAGATGCGACCACAGCCTTGAACAAAGGGGATAAGGAAAGGGCAGAGCAGTTGATTGCTCAGTTGCAGGAAGATTTCACACAGGTCGATAACTATGATTCCAAGGCTGGTCAGATGGTGACCAACCGCCTAGCGGAATTGGAACAAGAACCGACAGAAGAAAAACTAGTGGCTGTTTCTAAAGCCTTGTTGGACTTTGAGGCGGAACAACATCCTGTTGATGTCACTGCTGAAAAAGAAAAACTGATGAACAAGTTATCTCCTGCCTTTGACCTTTTGCAGGAAGCGATTGAGCGCAAGGAGATTGACAGTGTCAAGGAGAACTACAAAAAACTCAATAGTACGTGGACAGTGAATGAAGGCATTGTTCGTGATACTAGCACAGGGCATTACGGAAAAATTGAAACAGCCATTTCTTTCTTACGCAGTAGTATTGAAACAGAACCTGTAGACTATGGCAGTATTCAAACATCATTTGATGATTTAAAAAATGCTATTCAAGCCTTTGTAGCTGGTCAAAAGGTAGCTACAGCTGCAACGGATGTAACCTTAACAGATGGGATTGATCTGCTCAAGCAAGCACAAACTGCTTTTGAAGCGGGTGATAAGACCAAAGGGGCTTCTCTGATGAAGGAATTTATCACCATTTGGCCGACCATTGAAGGAGATGTTAGTACACGGAATCCAAGTCTTTATACTCGGGTCGAGAGTGAGTCGCCCGTTATCATGGTACGCGGTGACGAAGCGGCTTATCAAGAAAAGCTCGCCCAACTGATTGCGGATTTGGCAAGCATTGATCCCTCAGCCAGCTACACTGTCTTCGATGCGATGCTAATCCTTCTGCGGGAGGGAGTTGAGGCTCTTCTCATCGTGCTAGCTCTAGTCTCTACTCTAAAAGCGAGCAAGCAGAAAAAAGGCTTGCTTTGGGTTTATGGCGGAGCTGTCGTCGGTTTATTAGCCAGTGCCCTGTTGGCGATTGCCTTGCACCAATTTTTCCCAAGGCTCTCCTCTGGTGCCAATCGTGAAATCATTGAGGGCTTGGTGGGGATTGTTGCGGTTGTGATGATGGTTGTCATTGGTATTTGGCTCCATAGTAAATCTTCTGTCAAGAAGTGGAATGCCTATATGGAGCAGCAGATGCAGGTGGTGACGGCAAGCGGTAGTTTCCTTTCAATGTTTGCTTTGAGTTTTCTAGCGGTCTTTCGTGAGGGGGCAGAAACCATTCTCTTTTATGCAGGTATCCTACCAAAGATTAGCCTCAATGACTTTCTATTAGGAATTGGTCTAGCCTTTTTAGTCCTTTTACTCTTGGCTGTTGTCATGCTGAAAACAACGAGCAAAATCAAGCCACATAAGGTATTTTTCTATCTGACTTGGCTGATTTATGCCCTGGCCTTTAAGATGTTGGGAGTTAGTATCCATGCCTTACAATTGACCAATATCCTCCCGAGTCATGTAGTGAGAGGTATTCCTACAATAGATGTGATCGGTCTGTATCCAAGTCTAGAAATTCTGCTACCACAGGTCTTTCTCATCCTCTTGATTGCTTGCTTAACGTGGAAGAATCGAGAACATCATGCACACTAA